DNA from Bombus vancouverensis nearcticus chromosome 14, iyBomVanc1_principal, whole genome shotgun sequence:
TTTCTGCAGAGCTTTAATTTGAAGGAGAGCTCTAAAAGGGGCCCGACATATTGGACAATTGTTCGCTTGATATCGAAGAGAATCTGCACAGCTATTGCATAGGCATAGATGCCTACACGGTAATATTAAAGTATCTCGCACGTCACACATACAAATAACACATTCTGATCCATTATCATCTGTATCTTCATCACTACCTTGTtgctgaaaaataaattgacatgaaacgaatataaaataagaaattctgggtatatattattattttatacctTTGCATTTTCGgcgtttttattttcaattccaTATATTTCTTGAAGCAAGTAACAAAGGCCATCAACATAAAGCTTTTGTTTAAGAGCTTTTAATACGTATGTTCCATCCGAATGTTTTTCAACAACTGCTATAGTTGTATGAGATTGTTTTGGTTCGTCTGAGCCTTCTTCTGCTACACAATGGATTGCTATTGGAATTATCTATAAGTAATTATAATGatgaacaaaaaataatttcaaagttttataaatataatatatagatacTACAAACGTACATACTTCCCTGTCAGCATTGTACAATAAATCTTCTTTGCTGTAGGCAGTTGGATCAAACATATGCGACGTTTGAGAGAATAACTGATTGGCACCTTTCTTATAATAATATGTCTCAGAATTCATAGATGGATCCCTTGGTATGTATCTACAAATAATACTTTTCATTATATATAACACTGCGCATAATATGTAAAATTTGTACGACATCTTTATTACATACGTGGCTCCTTTTGTTGTTATTTCTTCGGTGCAAAAATAATATATTGTGATTGCACATCTTACATCGCAATCAAATGTAAATTCAATATTATAGCGATTTGATTTCTTGTCTATATCACCATCTCCATAATGTTTAACACTATGACACTGAGGTGAAGTGGAAGTTTGATCAACATTACGAACCAATCTTAATGATTCTCTTCTTATATTTACTAAGCTTTTCAACGTTTTAGTAGGATCATTAGCTTGTGGTGGAGGATATGGAAACTAAGGTAAAATTAAGTGAagtgttaaaaataattttttgagAACTGTATGTATACATTGTATAATACTGTAATAATATCATATCTTACAGGTGTTGGGCGACTTCCTAAAAAATTCAAATCAGCATTTTCTCCAAAAAGGTAGGCTTCTGGTTGAGGTGTATCAAACCGTTCACCACCCATTATGAAATGACTACCAAAATAACTTCCtaatgaataaaatttattaaataaaatacaaaacattttctaatacatgatatgtattttaatatgtaatttattaaaataagaataatttaattcatatattttaatatcttgctTATGGCTatatgatgatgatgatgataatataaaaatattctcaaaATAACATAAACAAACCCGAACGAGGAGGATATTTGTATGCATGATTTGAAACAATATCAACTTCTTCTACACCAGCGTTTTGTCGACTTGTTAACGAACCCATTgcttaattatattaaaaataattataaactgttGTGCTATAAGGCAAACTTTATCTCGATAGAATTAAGCATATGATGTTTTAGA
Protein-coding regions in this window:
- the Mrgn1 gene encoding mahogunin ring finger 1 isoform X2, which gives rise to MGSLTSRQNAGVEEVDIVSNHAYKYPPRSGSYFGSHFIMGGERFDTPQPEAYLFGENADLNFLGSRPTPFPYPPPQANDPTKTLKSLVNIRRESLRLVRNVDQTSTSPQCHSVKHYGDGDIDKKSNRYNIEFTFDCDVRCAITIYYFCTEEITTKGATYIPRDPSMNSETYYYKKGANQLFSQTSHMFDPTAYSKEDLLYNADREIIPIAIHCVAEEGSDEPKQSHTTIAVVEKHSDGTYVLKALKQKLYVDGLCYLLQEIYGIENKNAENAKQQGSDEDTDDNGSECVICMCDVRDTLILPCRHLCLCNSCADSLRYQANNCPICRAPFRALLQIKALQKATGAIISNPPLPEGSCENIPAGYEAVSLIEALNGPYIPRTAVLAPESPDTPDTDTASAIQAAEALNRSIERTPVSKHVSSKDGDVSARTSGTTCPTPEFRMSVLLARDEHSGSQKDLHSRSPAMRMKNSGHLREKAVLRSRDTLRLVNEKQPVSLYEGQGQDEDSEAEKLSPLLDAATSTEALDTHSRGICDIDIDDEIQNTENENDADITCHSH
- the Mrgn1 gene encoding mahogunin ring finger 1 isoform X1, which translates into the protein MGSLTSRQNAGVEEVDIVSNHAYKYPPRSGSYFGSHFIMGGERFDTPQPEAYLFGENADLNFLGSRPTPFPYPPPQANDPTKTLKSLVNIRRESLRLVRNVDQTSTSPQCHSVKHYGDGDIDKKSNRYNIEFTFDCDVRCAITIYYFCTEEITTKGATYIPRDPSMNSETYYYKKGANQLFSQTSHMFDPTAYSKEDLLYNADREIIPIAIHCVAEEGSDEPKQSHTTIAVVEKHSDGTYVLKALKQKLYVDGLCYLLQEIYGIENKNAENAKQQGSDEDTDDNGSECVICMCDVRDTLILPCRHLCLCNSCADSLRYQANNCPICRAPFRALLQIKALQKATGAIISNPPLPEGSCENIPAGYEAVSLIEALNGPYIPRTAVLAPESPDTPDTDTASAIQAAEALNRSIERTPVSKHVSSKDGDVSARTSGTTCPTPEFRMSVLLARDEHSGSQKDLHSRSPAMRMKNSGHLREKAVLRSRDTLRLVNEKQPVSLYEYLQGQGQDEDSEAEKLSPLLDAATSTEALDTHSRGICDIDIDDEIQNTENENDADITCHSH